DNA sequence from the Malus sylvestris chromosome 10, drMalSylv7.2, whole genome shotgun sequence genome:
AGTCACCTTAGAGGTAAGCAGCTTGATTCCAAAATCATCGCCATCAGAAGAACTTTTGATTTTTCTCAAGTACATTGCTTCTGCAACGTGTACCAGCTGCAAAAAGAAGTCAAATGAGTATGGAACCGACAAGAAAACCACCTAATATTCGGCCTATTAATTCAAAACTGTTAAATCCACTTGAACCGTACTTTCATTATTTCTGGATCATTCCAGGGTCCCTTCTCAGACCTAAGGCACCCGCCTTCATTTGGACACGAGCAAGTTCCCCCAAGGAAATCCGGAAGTTGACTGTTTAAAGAAAAAGTTGCTACAATAAGTTTTgaaacacaaaccaaaaaaGTTTCAAATCGAATTAATTTATCAAATAGTAAGAAGTCCCAACCTTGAGTCTATGATTTCCAAAAGCTTGTTTTGAAATCTGTTGCCTAAGACCTGCAGAAGAACTTATTAGTAGTCCATAGGACCTTCAAAATGAAAGtaacaaatgaaaaatatcCACATACATGTATCTTTCCAGTAGTCCTTGGGTCAAGAAACCCTTTTGCTGTGTTCCAAAGTAGCTTGAATCCGTTACCAGCATTTACCACAAACATTTGATTTAACGTCTGGAGAATGAGCTAGTATCAGAAATGAATAAAAACCATTTCATTAATATTATAAGTTGGTTTCAGATAATATTAAATCCACCTCAGGATAGTTATCGCCGTCCATTTTCTGAATGCGAATAACAAGGTCAAGCGCAACCTTGCCAAAGCTCATCCAGTTCTGCAtgataataatgataataaaaaaCAGGAAAAAGTGTAGTTATTGCTAAAAATACACATGATGCATAGAACTGAATAAACCCATTTGTGAGTTAGGAAGTTACCATCCCTTGGACATCTAGTATAGCAGTCGTTGAATCTATATGCCTTTTGGCCACAATAGAACATGCCGGGAATTTCTCAGCAAAAGCCTTCTCAAAACCCTGGGCATGATATTTTAGAAACCGTTCCACTGTGGTGACATTCATTAGCTTGCTAGGTTCAACTTTTCCAAGTCTTTCAATATAAACAGGCCGTCCTGCCTTGTCTACCCCATGATAAGCATGAGGATAAAAACGCTGAACCTCTTCATATTCACTGTACACGAAATCCTATAAATTTATCATTATAACACCTCTATTAGAATCctgtgaatgaaatgaaatgtcCGACAAAACAGGCATTAAAAAGTTCCTCTTGTTCGATATTCTGTAATCTTTAAAAATTACTAACAAAAGTTTCATtctttatcaaatgaaaatggaATAGTAAAAGATATACAGGCATTATACATGTATCAGTTGTCCTTCGAAGTACTCTTAATAACATTATACCTTCACAATAGATTCTACTCCAAACTCTCTCCTCCAGTTGAGCATTTCGGCCCACATTTGAAGAGATTTATCAATGTCAAATTTCCTCGCCTTCAAAAATCTGCATAAACAATGCCTAGCTGTTAGTAATCGAATCCAAAACGCTAAAaggacaataaaaaataaacactatCACTGCAACGAGTCAATCACCTCAGCATTGTATGATAATCATCAAATTGAGCCGGAAGCATATCTTTAGCAACCAATGCCTCGCGAAGCGTAATCACAGCTTCTTCCTCCTCAGCATCCCGAGCATCTTCGATTGAAATCGAAGCGTAGCGGCAATTGGCCACACGCTTTCCGCGCTTTCTAAGAGTGTTTGTCAATCTCAAGGAAGCATTTGAAGTTCTTTTCTTAAGAGATCTGCTCCGAGGCCTCCGCCTCTCGGCCTGGGAGGTTTCGAAATCAAAAGTTCTGGACTTTTCGTCTTCTTGCAACGAAACTACTTCTCCTAAAATTACATATCAAAAtgcagaaaaatgaaaattttggatcaaaaataaaattaagatcCGATTTTTGTAGAGAATCTCATTGAGGAATCGGAATAATGTACCTGGCATTGCTGCTAATCGAATCGGATAACAGCTCGAGCTCGGATTACATTCTGCATCGAATAAGAAGAGCAAAAACAGAGAAAATCAAATTTACGAATAAAATCCGAAATTTCTTAGAAAATACTCAATAGGTCAAGAAAACGACTAAATCTACCAAGATTTTAGCAAAATCTCCGATAAAACCGGGAAACGGATTGAAAACCAGAATCCAGAAACGAAAATTCAAAGCCGAGAAAAAATGTCAAAATTTCAAGTTTGCATTCGTACCGTAAGCTGATCAGGTGATTGAATCGGAAGCGGAACGGCAAATTGCAGGCGAAGCGCATGGAACCGAGCGCACACGTGGCGGAGAATTTCGGAAAGAATGGAACTGAATTGAATTGTTTATGCTGCCTCTCTCTCTGTGAAATAACAGGTGatgaaagagagaggaagagaaagcTAAATGGAGGTTGCTTTTGGATTATGATggcattttattttcttaattgtttctctctctaagcaGCGAACTGTCAGAggaaggggggagagagagagagagagagagagagagctgagaCAACAGAAGGAACGTAGCGGAAGcgcagaggaagagagagagagaggcatgTCGTTGTCAAAAGCGTTAGTTGAACAAGATGTATCGTACAACGGCCGTTTAACTCCgtcatctgttttttttttttttttgacaaacaataGGTGGATTTAACCGTAAAATATGActtcaataatgtggttcaaattcacctttagttataattgaacttaagacctctcacttttaAGTGGAAATGAAtaatttataagtgaagaggaatatcaatATACTGTGCAGTgcttctttttagtttttacattttttttttctttcaattctcaattattttcttaatacaattttcaatttttgtttgtcacttagtactatgacTTAGTAATAAAGACTTATAATTTTGGTAATATCAATATACTGTGCAGTgcttctttttagtttttacatttttttttctttcaattctcaattattttcttaatacaattttcaatttttgtt
Encoded proteins:
- the LOC126586838 gene encoding phosphatidylinositol/phosphatidylcholine transfer protein SFH9-like, with translation MPGEVVSLQEDEKSRTFDFETSQAERRRPRSRSLKKRTSNASLRLTNTLRKRGKRVANCRYASISIEDARDAEEEEAVITLREALVAKDMLPAQFDDYHTMLRFLKARKFDIDKSLQMWAEMLNWRREFGVESIVKDFVYSEYEEVQRFYPHAYHGVDKAGRPVYIERLGKVEPSKLMNVTTVERFLKYHAQGFEKAFAEKFPACSIVAKRHIDSTTAILDVQGMNWMSFGKVALDLVIRIQKMDGDNYPETLNQMFVVNAGNGFKLLWNTAKGFLDPRTTGKIHVLGNRFQNKLLEIIDSSQLPDFLGGTCSCPNEGGCLRSEKGPWNDPEIMKLVHVAEAMYLRKIKSSSDGDDFGIKLLTSKTTDSKIVSAAESGSEMRSSTSAFMQLSKSQSDEERATDSASPCNLVESGSAAARMEVANSSLTSDSPMNFTLTRSLKTSIPHVASLTIHFILKILTGICLIFPMLGRIFAACYSESRLKTPCKPPPLENSSSQEQQYSQGVDVDPLWQRLQQLEVLVTNLINKPIKIPQEKEDMLHESLSRIKSIEYDLQKTKKALFATASKQVELAESLESFKEDSLTGSNSCWPRSYSYNHDPGR